One genomic window of Pocillopora verrucosa isolate sample1 chromosome 8, ASM3666991v2, whole genome shotgun sequence includes the following:
- the LOC131793129 gene encoding uncharacterized protein — protein sequence MAHATSTQKNIAVHIRSYQIFCEQRALQSFPISVKSISWYIAYLVMQKRASGTILNHLSSLKHAHQIARYELTWSSNYHFQLLLRGTKRFLGQAVARKYAITPSILHAAFDHFNLSLPLHAAMWALFLVAFFTFLRKSNLVPDNLRRISPKVITRASLAFTPVGANIHVSATKTIQCQQRSLDLPIPRVPGSRLCPIFALRLHLSLNPGPVSAPLFSVISGSGLQPLTYKQFCAFLSRVISSLQLDPSKFSPHSFRRGGATFAFDCHIPSEIIKLQGDWQSDAYLVYLELSQQQKQRVGQAMAGKLQTMFPE from the coding sequence ATGGCTCACGCCACGTCAACACAGAAAAACATTGCAGTTCATATCCGTAGTTACCAGATTTTTTGTGAACAGAGGGCTCTCCAGTCCTTTCCAATTAGTGTTAAATCTATAAGTTGGTATATCGCCTATTTAGTCATGCAAAAACGCGCTTCTGGTACTATTCTTAATCATCTTAGCAGCCTCAAACATGCTCATCAAATTGCCAGATACGAGCTCACCTGGAGTTCTAATtatcattttcaacttttgCTGAGGGGCACTAAACGTTTCTTAGGCCAGGCTGTCGCTCGAAAATATGCTATTACGCCTTCTATTTTGCACGCCGCATTTGACCATTTCAATCTCTCACTTCCGCTGCACGCAGCTATGTGGGCTTTGTTTCTAGTtgcattttttacttttttacgCAAATCCAATTTAGTACCAGACAACCTGCGGCGAATTTCTCCTAAGGTCATCACTAGGGCAAGTTTGGCTTTTACACCTGTGGGCGCTAACATCCATGTCTCCGCTACCAAGACCATTCAGTGTCAGCAACGTTCTCTAGATTTGCCCATCCCCAGGGTCCCTGGGTCTCGTCTTTGCCCCATTTTCGCTCTTCGTCTCCATTTATCCCTAAATCCCGGGCCAGTTTCGGCTCCCCTTTTTTCAGTTATATCGGGGTCTGGTCTACAGCCACTTACTTACAAGCAATTTTGCGCCTTTCTTTCTCGGGTTATTTCTAGTCTACAATTAGATCCCTCTAAATTTTCTCCTCATAGTTTTCGACGGGGCGGGGCTACTTTTGCCTTTGACTGTCATATTCCCTCGGAAATCATCAAATTGCAGGGCGATTGGCAAAGCGACGCATATCTCGTGTATCTAGAATTATCTCAGCAGCAGAAACAGCGCGTGGGTCAAGCTATGGCGGGCAAGCTTCAGACTATGTTTCCAGAATAA
- the LOC131798541 gene encoding uncharacterized protein translates to MDLSFPHGSSVNDGISQDTYLGEHFKLRLPGIDRLVEFILEKGHNCLIFKKDLRRAYRQFQGFCYKGKFYFDTRCPFGLRSSAMICQRMTKAVVHIFTEQGFFANVYLDDFYGMEYPSLAAQAFSCLGQLLQHLGLDSSPEKESPPSTSMICLGLLVDTAAVTLEVPPSRLDDLQAELKLLQSSTCFTKKQLQSLLGKLSFVTACVKPGRIFMARLLNSLRECTQPARHRYPISASMLSDIQWWLDFLPRFNRVSLIKPSSWDFESLNFSTDACLSGGGATCQTECISFVFPDCISPDNLHTNALELFTIIVSLKHWAPQLRGRKFIIACDNSAAVTVINSTRSKDPFMQRCLRQLWFTAALFDFEVRALHVPGKHNQFADCLSCWHSDASARDTYYRLCSDFDQIFHYQDIDSACFSFNVA, encoded by the coding sequence ATGGACTTGAGTTTCCCTCACGGCTCCTCAGTCAACGATGGCATTTCTCAAGACACCTATCTGGGCGAGCATTTTAAGCTACGTTTGCCTGGCATTGATCGCCTCGTTGAATTCATTCTCGAGAAAGGTCATAACTGTCTCATTTTCAAGAAGGACTTGCGTCGGGCTTATCGACAGTTTCAGGGCTTTTGTTATAagggtaaattttattttgacactCGTTGTCCTTTCGGTTTGCGTTCGTCAGCTATGATTTGCCAACGCATGACAAAGGCGGTCGTCCATATCTTCACTGAGCAGGGGTTTTTCGCAAACGTTTATCTTGACGATTTTTACGGCATGGAATATCCATCTCTTGCAGCCCAGGCCTTTTCCTGTCTCGGTCAGCTACTCCAACATCTCGGCTTAGATTCTTCTCCTGAGAAGGAATCGCCTCCTTCAACGTCCATGATTTGTCTCGGTCTTCTTGTTGACACTGCAGCGGTCACCCTCGAGGTTCCTCCTTCACGTCTTGACGATTTACAGGCCGAACTCAAACTTTTGCAATCCTCTACCTGTTTTACTAAGAAACAACTTCAGTCCCTCCTAGGGAAGCTCTCTTTTGTTACCGCTTGCGTTAAGCCCGGTAGAATCTTCATGGCTCGACTCCTAAATAGTCTTCGTGAGTGCACGCAGCCAGCCCGTCACCGATACCCCATTTCTGCTTCTATGCTCTCAGATATTCAGTGGTGGCTCGATTTTCTTCCCCGGTTTAATCGTGTATCGCTCATCAAGCCTTCCTCCTGGGACTTTGAGAGCCTTAACTTCTCGACTGACGCCTGCCTTTCTGGAGGCGGCGCTACTTGTCAAACGGAGTGCATTAGCTTTGTTTTTCCTGATTGTATTTCTCCTGACAATCTTCATACCAACGCGCTGGAACTTTTCACGATCATTGTTTCACTCAAGCACTGGGCTCCTCAGTTACGCGGACGCAAATTCATCATTGCCTGTGATAACTCTGCTGCGGTGACCGTTATCAATTCTACAAGATCCAAGGATCCTTTCATGCAGCGCTGTCTGCGACAACTTTGGTTCACCGCTGCTCTTTTCGATTTTGAAGTTCGAGCATTACACGTTCCTGGAAAACACAATCAATTCGCGGACTGTCTCAGCTGTTGGCATTCCGATGCTTCAGCTCGCGATACTTATTATCGTCTGTGTAGTGACTTTGATCAGATTTTTCATTATCAAGATATTGACtctgcttgtttttctttcaacgtTGCgtga